From the genome of Suricata suricatta isolate VVHF042 chromosome 3, meerkat_22Aug2017_6uvM2_HiC, whole genome shotgun sequence, one region includes:
- the DUSP23 gene encoding dual specificity protein phosphatase 23: MGVQPPNFSWVLPGRLAGLALPRLPAHYQFLLDQGVQHLVSLTERGPPHSDSCPGLTLHRLRIPDFCPPAPEQIDRFVRIVDEANARGEAVGVHCALGFGRTGTMLACYLVKERGLAPGDAIAEIRRLRPGSIETYEQEKAVFQFYQRTK; the protein is encoded by the exons ATGGGCGTGCAGCCCCCCAACTTTTCGTGGGTGCTCCCGGGCCGGCTGGCCGGGCTGGCACTGCCGCGGCTGCCCGCGCACTACCAGTTCCTGCTGGACCAGGGCGTGCAGCACCTGGTGTCCCTGACGGAGCGCGGGCCCCCGCACAGCGACAGCTGCCCGGGCCTCACGCTGCACCGGCTGCGCATCCCGGACTTCTGTCCGCCGGCCCCCGAGCAGATCGACCGCTTCGTGCGAATAGTGGACGAGGCCAACGCGCGCGGGGAG GCCGTGGGAGTGCACTGTGCCCTGGGCTTTGGCCGCACGGGCACCATGCTGGCCTGTTACCTGGTGAAGGAGCGGGGCCTGGCCCCCGGAGATGCCATTGCTGAAATCCGGCGCCTTCGACCCGGCTCCATCGAGACCTACGAGCAGGAGAAAGCTGTCTTCCAGTTCTACCAGCGGACTAAATAA